ATGAGATTGGAGAAATGTTGCCACAAGTACGAATTGAATGAGGATGTCGTCGGGTAATGGAACAGAGTGCTCTGGAATTCGTTGAGGTGTCCCAGGATTGTCAGGGTAAAGAGGACCAGGGTCAGCAGGATTACGAAAGGTTTGACGCAGTGCATCACCAAGTTATTTTTGTGCAACAGGACGAAAAAGACGGCCGCGGCCAGAAGCCCGTAATAAACGATCCGGAAAATGACGGAGAGATTTCGGCCGATGTCCTGGCTGGAGCTCAATTTCCGGTTGAACTGGTCTGGCAGCAGGAGTTTCTGCTTGTAGAAATTCATGACCTCCCCGCCTGAGACCGTGATGCCGGAGATCAGGATCGCCCCCCCGTTGTCTTCGATACGGCTCCAGGGGATATAAACGCCCTCCTTTTCCCAAGTGAAGAAAAATTCGATCCTGTTGTCAAACGTGGTGCGCAGGTGGGAATGGAGTTTGTAGCTTTCCGGAAGGTAACCGAATTTTTTCTGCAGATACTGGAACGCTTGTTCCCGGGAGGCGTCCTCGTTCACCTCCGGACGGGACGCGCTGGCATCTATCCTCCGCTGATAGCCGGTGACCTCTCCTGTCGCGGCGCTAACCGAGACCTGATACTCTTCGGTCTGCTTTTCCTTGTAGTAACGCACTTTCCAGAAGAACAATTCATAATTGTGCTCTTTGAAGAATTCCAGCTCTTTTTTAAAGCCGACGGCTTTTTGCAGATATTGGTCGGCGGCGATGGCCGCGACAAAGACCGATGCGCGCCGGTAGCCGGACATGTCCAGCCCCCGGTCCTCTTTGAGAAAGCGGTCGGCGATTTCAACGGCTTGGGGACGGTCGACGGAGAGATCGATGAACGAGAGCTGAGGATAGGTGAACGTCACCCAGATGACGGCGCCGATCAAGGCGAGCAGAAAGATTTGGAGCCAGACGATTTTTTTCATCGGCATGTTTTCACAGAAGATGGATGACTTCCTTGGGCAGGCGGTTTAATTCCTGCGTCCCGAGGATCTTGATGGACCACCGCAGAAGCTGAAGTTTTTGTTTGAGGCGCGTGTTGGGCTCGGTGATGTTGGCCAGCCGCCGGCGCGACAGGAACAGGACCTTGCGCAGGGTCGTAAAAACGATCCTCGCCTCGGTGGCCCGCTCGTGGCCGAGGGTGAGTCCGTTAAGGCTTTCGTAGGCCAGTTCGTTGACCGCCGAATTGTAATGATCGAGTTTTTGGATCAGGGCCGGGACCATGGTCTTGTAATAGCGGTAACGGTCCATCCGGCAGAGGGCGTGCATGATCTCCACCTGCACGAAGGGCGAGTCCGTCAGGTTCAGCCGGCGCAGGAGATTTTTCTCAACGATCTTTTTTCCCGGATAGAAAATTTCATCAAGGTATTTTGTTCTCAAGACCCGGATCGCGGCGGCCAGTTTCATGCCATCGAGGCTTTCATCCTGGATCATGGCCAGGATGGTCTCAAGGTTCTCTTTGCTGAAGTTGGCGGTATAGCCGTCGAGCATCAGTTTGTCGTTGAAGATCGCCTGGTCGGGAATGGCATCTTCGGCCCTTCCCGTTTTTCCTGGCCAGATCGTCAGGAGCGACATCAGCGCGCAGAGGCAAAGGCATTTATTCACCGGGGTGCTGCGGAGCATCATGGCCTTTGTTCGACCTCCAGCGAGAAATCCACGGCCGAGGGAGAATGGGTCAGCGCCCCGACCGAGATCCGGTCAACGCCGGTGCGGGCGATGGCCCGCACGCTTTTGAGCGTGATGCCGCCGGACGCCTCCAGTAGGCACTTTTTGCGCAGCCGGTCCCGGAGCCGGACGGCCCGGCGCAGCTGGGCCGGCGTCATGTTGTCCAGCAGGATCATGTCGGCTCCCGCTGCCAGGGCCTCGCTCAGCTGTCCCAGGGTCTCGATTTCGATCTCAACGGGTTTGGAAGTTTTTCTGCGGACTTCGCGGATCATGTGCGGATAGCTGTGGTGTTTAGCGGTTTTCAGATGATTGTCCTTGATCAGGACCATGTCGCTCAAATCCCGTCGGTGGTTGGTGCCCCCGCCGCAGCGGACAGCCATTTTTTCAAGGTCTCTCAAGCCCGGCAGGGTTTTGCGGGTGTCGAGGATTTTGGCCTTGCTGGGACCGGCTTGTTTCACAAACCGGCGGGTCAGAGTGGCGATCCCGGACAGGTGCGAAAGGATGTTGAGGGCGGTCCTCTCCCCTGCCAGGATGGCGCGGGTTTGGCCCGTCAATTTGAGGATCTTTTGGTTCTTTTTGACCGCGCGGCCGTCCCGCGTGGAAATTTGGATCTTCATCGACGGGTCGAGCCGCCGGAAGACCATGGCCGCGACAGCCAGCCCGCAGACGACGGCGTCATGTTTGGCGATGACGGCCGCGGACGAACGCTGGGACACGGGGATCAGGCTGCGGCTTGTGACGTCCGCAAAGGCGGCATCCTCGTTCAGCGCCCGGTTAATCAGTTGTCGCAATGTTTGTTTCATAGAGATTTTTGGTTCGGTTGCGATTATAGCCCCCCACCGGGGATGATGCAAGGTCAATGACTCAAATTCCGGATGACGCCGTCAAGCTCCTGGATCTTGCCAGTGAGCGCGGCCAGCCGTTCCTGTTCCTTTTTCACCACATCATGGGGCGCCTTGGCCAGGAAGCTCTGGTTAGCGAGGCGGCCGGAGAGGCCGGCTGAGTCTTTTTTGAACTGGGCGATCTGCTCGAGGATGCGCCGTTTTTCTTTTTCCACGTCGATAACATCCCCCAGCGGCAGGGCGAATTTGATGCCTCCCGTAATGCCGGTCGCGGCATTTTTTAATCCTGCAAGGTTGTCCGGGGAGACGACGGGATTTATTCTGCCCAGGTTCTGCAGTATCTCTTTTGTTTGATCGAACAAGCGCTGGTGCGCCTTTGCGCCGGCGGCGAAATGGCAGTCCAAAACCTGCTGAGGCTTGATGTTCCACTGGACCTTGAGGTTGCGGATGCCGGAGACAAGGTCAATAATGGTCTGCATGCTGTCTTCCGTCGGGCTGTCGATCAGCCCGGGCTTGGCCTCCGGCCAGGGCTGGACGGCCAGGCAGTCCTTGCTGATCCCCAGATGGGCCCAGATTTCCTCGGTGACAAACGGCAGGAACGGATGCATCATGCGCACGGATTTTTCAAGAATGGCAAACGTGATCTTCTGGACGGCCGGATCGCTGAACCGGCCCTTGATCATTTCCAGATACCAGTCGCAGAAATTTTTCCAGAAGAAATCGTAGATCAGGTTTTCGGCCTCGGAGAACCGGTAATTGTCGATGGCACGGTCGACCTCGGCCAGGGTGGAATAGAATTTGGAAACGATCCACCGCGTCGGCAGGTCCGAAGTTCTGACTGAGGCGTCGTTCTCAAGATCGATGTTCCTCTCTCCTTCCGGAAGAGAGACGTTCATCAACACCAGCCGCGACGCGTTCCAGATTTTGTTGGCGAAATTGCGGCCGACCTCGAATTTTTCCTTTGAGATGTAAAGGTCTTGGCCGGAATTGACGATGAGGCTGAAGCGCAGGGCGTCTGCGCCGTATTCCCCGATGATCTCCAGCGGGTCGATGGCGTTGCCGAGAGATTTGGACATCTTCCGCCCCTGGGCGTCGCGCACCGTGCCGTGGATGTAAACGTCCGAGAACGGGATGTCGCCCATGAATTCTATTCCCGCCATGATCATCCTCGCCACCCAGAAAAAAATGATTTCCGATGCCGTGAACAGCGAATTCGTGGGGTAAAAATATTCCAAATCCTTCTTCTGCTGACTTCTGACATCTGACTTCTGACTGCCCTCCGGCCATCCGAACGTGGCAAAGGGCCAAAGCCAGGAGGAAAACCAGGTGTCCAGCACATCCTCATCCTGTTTCAGTTGTAAGGAACCGCAATGCGGGCACTTGGCCGGGGCCTGGTCAGCGACAATCGGTTCGGAACATTTTTTCTCACCGTCGCAGTACCAGACCGGGATCCGGTGCCCCCACCAGATTTGCCGGGAAATACACCAGTCGCGGATTTCCTCCATCCAGTTGGTGTAGACCTTGGTCCAGCGTTCCGGGTAGAATTTGATCTTCCCGTCCTTGACCGCCTTGAGGGCGGGTTGGGCCAGGGGCTTCATTTTGACAAACCACTGTTTGGATAGGTAGGGTTCCACAACCGTGTGGCAGCGGTAACAATGGCCTACGGCGTGGGCATGCTGATCCATTTTTTCCAGAAAATTCGCTTCTTTAAGGGCCTCAAGCACTTTGGCGCGGGCCTTGAAGCGGTCCATATCCTTGAACGGACCGGCGTTTTCATTGAGCCGGGCGTCCGGGTGCATGATATTGATGAATTCCAACTTGTGCCTCTGTCCCATCTGGAAGTCGTTGGGATCGTGGGCCGGGGTCACTTTGACCACGCCGGTCCCGAATTCGGGGTTGACGAAATCATCTGCGATGATATTGATCTCGCGGTTCAACAGCGGCAAGACCAGGGTTTTGCCGATCAATTTTTTGTAACGGGGGTCGTTGGGATGAACGGCCACGGCGGTGTCGCCCAGCATGGTCTCGGGGCGGGTGGTGGCCACGATGACGAATTTTTGGAGATCGTCCTTGAACGGATAGCGGATGTGGTAAAGCGAGCCGTTGACATTTTTGTGTTCCGCCTCTTCGTCCGACAGCGCGGTCTGGCAGCGCGGACACCAGTTGATGATATACTGGCCGCGATAGACGAGGCCCTTTTTGTACAGAGCGATAAAAACATGCCGGACCGCTCCGCTGTAATCGTCGTCCATGGTGAACCGCGTGCGGGGCCAGTCGCAGGAAGCGCCGAGCTGTTTGAGCTGGTTGATGATCGTGTCCCCGTACTGTTTTTTCCAGTCCCAGAGGCGGGTGAGCATCTCTTCCCGGCCGATGTCGTGGCGGGTCTTCCCCTCTTTCGCCAGCTGTTTTTCAACGACGTTCTGCGTGGCGATCCCCGCGTGGTCAGTCCCGGGCATCCAGCAGGCCTCGAAGCCCTGCATGCGTTTGTAACGGATCAAGATATCCTGCAGGGTGTTGTTCAGGGCGTGGCCCATGTGCAGGATCCCGGTGACGTTCGGCGGTGGGATGACGATGCTGTACGGTTTTTTCCCATCCCTGGGTTCGGCGTGGAAAATGCCGTTGTCTTCCCAGTGCCGGCGCCATTTGGCCTCGACGTCTTTGAAGCTGAATCGTGTGGAGAGGTCGTTCATGATTTTTAAAAAAGTCACAAGGCCACAAAGCCACACGTCACACGAGGGCATGTGACTTTGTGACGTGTGACCCTGTGACCTATTTTTTGGTATCCTTGAGTAATTTATACTCGACGCTGTCCACCAGGGCCTCCCAGCTGGCCTCGATGATGTTCTCATGCACGCCGACCGTGGTCCAGGAATTGGAATCGTCCTGGGACTCGATGAGGACGCGCACCTTGGCGGCTGTTCCTGCCTGGGTGTCCAGGACGCGGACTTTGTAGTCTGACAGATGCATGGACTTGATGCCGGGATAAAATTTCTCCAGCGCGTGGCGCAGGGCCTTGTCGAGGGCGTCCACCGGACCGTCGCCGCTGGAGGCGCTGAATTCCTCCCGGCCGTCTTTGATCTTAAGGCGGATGGAAGCCTCGGCGAAGATCTTTCCGTCGAACCGTTTTTCCGTCGCGACCTTGAATCCTTCCAGGGTGAAGAACGGCTTGTATTGCTTGAGGTGGCGGCGCATGAAAAGTTCAAACGACGCGTCCGCGGCCTCGAACTGGTACCCGCCATGTTCCTTGTCCTGCAGGGCCTTGAGCAGTTTTTGGGTCTGAGGGGACTTTTTGTCTAAATGGACGTTCATTTCCTTGGCCCGCAGAACGATCGGCATCTTGCCCGCCAATTCCGATGTCACAAACCGGCGGCGGTTACCGACGGCCTGGGGGTTGACGTGCTCATAAGCGATCGGGTTTTTCAGCATGGCGTCGATGTGCACGCCTCCCTTGTGGGCAAAGGCGGAGTGGCCGACGAACGGATGGTTGTCCGGCAATTTGAAATTGCTCACTTCGCTCAAAAAATACGATGTCTCTGTGAGCAGTTTGACCTTGTCCTCGGGAATGGATTTCCGGTGGAGCTTGGTGTTCAGGATCCCGACGATGGTGCACAAATCCACATTGCCGCACCTCTCCCCCAGCCCGTTGAACGTCCCCTGCACCTGGATACAGCCCATCTCGACCGCGGCCAGGCTGTTGGCCACCGCGAGGTCCAGGTCGTTGTGGCAATGGATGCCCATCGGGGCCGTGAGTTTCTCCCGGACAGCCGCCACAATGTCCCTGACTTCTTCGGTCAGCGTGCCCCCGTTGGTGTCGCACAGGACGATGCAGTCCGCGCCGGCATCCTGGGCGGCCAGGACCGTTTTCAGGGCGTAGTCGGGATTTCTCTTGTAGCCGTCAAAAAAATGCTCCGCGTCGTAGAAGACCTCTTTCCCTTTTTTTTTCAGAAATGACACGGAATCGTGGACCATCGCGAGGTTTTCCTCGAGCGTGGTCTTGATGATGTCGGTGACGTGCAAGTCCCAGCTTTTGCCGAAGATCGTGCATGTCGGCGTTTTGGATTTGATGAGTTCGTTCAGGTTGACGTCCTCGGAGGCCTTGACCCCGGCCCTCCGGGTTGAGCCGAACGCGGCGATCTTGGCGTGCTTGAGCTTCTGGTGCCGGATCAGCCGGAAGAATTCTTTGTCTTTCGGGTTGGAGCCGGGCCATCCGCCTTCGATGTAGTGCACGCCCAGGTTGTCGAGCTTTGCGGCGATTTTCAGTTTGTCGTTGACGGTGAACGATATCCCTTCGGTCTGGGAACCGTCCCGTAACGTTGTGTCATAGATGACGACGCGTGGCATAACCAGTTCGCTTTCACCGGCGCAACGCCGGATTTGGTTAATGAGCCCCAAACTTACGGACGGTAGGTGAACGTAAGTTTGCTGGGCGAATTAACCCCAGAGGTATCCTGCTAAGCGCCAAGGGCTCTGGGGCTATCCGTTTAAGGTGTCCAGCTTGAAAACTTTATGCAGGGCCTTCACGGCCTTGTCCGACATGTCCTGCTGGATAATACAGGAGATGCTGATTTCCGATGTCGAGATCATGTCGATGTTGATTTCGTTCTCAGCCAGGGTCTGGAACATTTTGGCCGCGATCCCCGAATGAGATTTCATGCCGGAACCCACGATGGAAATGCGGGCGACACTTTTGTCTTCCAGGACGTCTCCGGCATCGATTTTGGCCGCGATCTTTTTTGTTGTCGCGAGGGCCTTGGTCATGTCCGCTTTGGGGATCGTGAACGAAAGGTCCGTGTGGCGGGTCTGGCTGACGTTCTGGACGATCATGTCGACGATCACGCCGGCCTTGGAAATTTCTTTAAAAATGATGGCCGCGACCCCGGGCTTGTCCGGAACGGCGCGGATGGTGATTTTGGCCTCGGATTTATTGCAGGTGATGCCGCGGACGGCGATGTCTTCCAGTTTTTCTGTCGAGTGCACAATCATGGTCCCTTCCTCCTTCGAGAAGCTTGATCGGACGTGTAACGGGATGTTGAATCGTTTGGCGACTTCGATGGAGCGCGCCTGCATGACCTGGGCGCCCAGTGAAGCCATTTCCAGCATTTCGTCGAACGTGATGGTCTTGATCTTCCGGGCTTCCTTGACGATGCGGGGGTCCGTGGTGTAGATGCCCTCCACATCGGTGTAAATTTCGCAGACGTCGGCCTTGAGCGTCTTGGCCAGGGCCACCGCGGTGAGGTCCGACCCCCCCCGGCCGAGGGTCGTGATGTCGTTCTCCCGTGTGATGCCCTGGTAGCCGGCCACGATGACGATCTTCCCTTTGGTCAGGGCCTTGCGGATCCGGCGCGCGTCAATCGTTTCGATCCTGGCCTTGGTGTGGGTTTTGTCGGTCTTGATCCCCACCTGCCCTCCGGTAAAGGAGATCGCGTCATGCCCCTGGTCCTTGATCGCGATCGCCAAAAGTGCGCAGGAGATCTGTTCCCCTGTGGACATCAGCATGTCCATTTCGCGGGCCGGGGGGGTGGCATTGAGTTCGAACGCCATGGATTCCAGCTCGTCGGTGGTGTCGCCCAGGGCGGACACGACCACCACGATGTCATTGTGCTTGGTTTTTGTTTCGAGGATCCGGTTGGCGACGGCCTTGATCCGCTGGATGTTGGCAACGGACGATCCGCCGAACTTCTGAACGATCAGGGTCTTTTCCATTTCGATGTTACCTTCCTTAATGTGGGCTTGACTTACGGAACGTCGTGAACGGAAGTCAATGCGCGCCTGCCTGCCGGTAGGCAGGAATTAATCCCGCCGTTTTGATTTGCGTCAGCAAATCAGGCGGGGCCATTTTGCGGGATCACAGATGTTTCTGCATAAAAAATTCCATCATCTCTTTGCCGCTTTTGAACTTGAGCCCCTTGTCCTTGCCGATTTTTTCATTGTACCCGTCTGCCCCGTCCACCGGGATCCCATGGCCGTACATCACAAACGGGACAGGGTCGTTGGTGTGTGTGCGCAGGGACACCGGCGTTGGATGGTCCGGGAGCACGACCATGCGGAAGTCGTCCTTCGGGTCGAAATGGTTCAGGATCGTGCCCACAATGTCCCGGTCAATGCGTTCGATGGCCGCGATCTTTTCTTTCATGTCGCCATTGTGCCCAGCCTCATCCGGCGCTTCGATATGGATATAGACAAAATCTTTTTTCTTGAGGGCCTCCAGGGCATGCTGGGCCTTGCCGAGGTAGTTGGTGTCGTAATACCCGGTGATCCCGGGGACATTGATGACTTCCAGCCCTGCCAGCCGGCCGATGCCGTTGACCAGGTCCACCGCCGAAATGATGGCCCCCTCCACTCCGAATTTTTCGCGGTGCAGGGGCAGCTTCGGTTTTGTGCCCTGCCCCCACAGCCAGATCATGTTCGCGGGATTTTCTTTGAGGTCCAAGCGGACTTTATTGACGCTGTGTTCTCCCAGAATTTTCTTTGAGCGTTCCATATGCTTGAGGACCAGCGGCGCGTGCACGCCCTGGGGCAGATATTTCTTGATGTCCTTGCCCTGGATATCATGAGGGGGAACGCATTTGATCTCCAGAAAGTCCTGGACGTTGCGGACCTTCATGATCATCAGGTGGCGATAGCTTTTTCCCGGGAGAAAACGCGCGTTGGGATCGTCGGGATCCTTGTTCAAGGCCTCAATGAGCGGCAGGGCTTCCTTGCTGGAGATGTGCCCCGCGCTGTAATCCATCATTTGGCCTTTCTCAATGGTGACGAGGTTGCAGCGGAACGCGATTTCGTCCTCGGCCAGTTCCACCCCCATATTCGCCGCCTCCAGGGGCGCGCGGCCGGAAAAACATTCCCGCGGATCGTAACCCAGGAGAGAAAGGTTACCGATGTCGGAGCCCGGAGCCATTTTGTCCGGGATCGTCTGGATCAGCCCTGTGAACCCGTTCTGGGCCATGAATTTCATGTTGGTGGTGCGGGCGACTTCCATGGGAGTTTTATTGCCCAATTCTTCCAGGGGGAGATCGGCCATCCCATCGGGGACAATGACAATGTATTTCATGGTAACCGTTCTTTCATCAGTCGGATCAGTTGTTTTGCCAAACCATTCCGGGACGAAGCCTTGGCCAGGACCCGGCCGCTGCTGCCGAAGACCCAGCCCCGGTATCCGTTCGCCAGCGTGTTGGCCACGACAAAATCACACCCGGCCCTTTTTAACAAAGCTCTCGCGTTTCGCAGCAGGCGGCTGTTTCCGGCGACTGTTTCCAATTTGAACCCGACAAGAACCACCAACCTCGCGCGGGCCCGGATCCGGTCAATGAGTTTTTCCGTCGGGACCAGGGTGAGCGTCAGGCGTTTGGCATCGGATCGGATCTTGGCGGCCCTGGTCTTTTTCAACCGGTAATCAGAAACCGCGGCCGCGTGGATCACGGCATCGTATGCCTTTCGGAGTTCGCTTTCCAGCAGCCGTTTGAGTTCATCGAAATAAAGGTACTTTTTGATTTTCACGGGCCGGCCCCGGTACGCGTGTGTCACCGGGCCTTCAAGGAGGGTCACTTTCCCCCCTGCCGCCGCGATTCGGTCTGCCAGCCGGTGTCCCATCTCTCCGGTCGAAATGTTGCTGAGGACCCGGACCCCGTCCACCGGGACCCAGGTCGGGCCGCACGTGATGAGGATTTTTTTATTTTTCAAAGACATAGAATGAAGATAGAAGATGGAAAATAGAAGATGGAGAGTACAATACAAGGCTGTTATCAATTTTCTATCTTCAATTTTCTCCTTTCATATCCCGATTTCCTTTAAGATCACCTTGATATCCGCCGGCAGAGCCACGGGTTGCCCGACGTTTTTGATCGCGATGTTCGGGTCTTTGAGCCCGTGCCCGGTCAGGGTGCAGGCCACGGTCGCCCCGCGATGGTTTTTGAAATAACCGGCTTTGTGAAGCTTCAGTAGACCTGCCACGGGAGCGGCGGAAGCCGGTTCGGCGAAGACCCCGCCGCCGGCCAGCCGTTTATAAGCCTCCAGGATCTCTTCGTCGGTCACGGCATCGATGAGCCCGCCGGATGCGTCCCGCGCGGCCTCGGCCGGCTTCCAGCTGGCCGGGTTGCCGATGCGGATGGCGGTCGCGATAGTTTCCGGTTTTTCGATCACGCGCTTTTGGACGATCGGTGCGGCGCCGGCGGCCTGGAATCCAAGCATCTTGGGAAGCGTTTTACTCTTGCCGGCTTTTTTATATTCTTGATACCCTTTCCAATAAGCGGTGATATTGCCGGCGTTGCCCACCGGGATCAAGTGAAAGTCCGGGGCGTCGCCGAGCGCGTCGCATATCTCAAACGCCCCGCTTTTTTGTCCTTCGATCCGGAACGGGTTGATGGAATTGACCAGTTCGACCGGATGTTTGTCGCAGATCTGCCGGACCAGGTTCAGCGCGTCGTCAAAATTTCCTTTCACGGCAATGACCTTGGCGTGATGGATCATGGCCTGGGCCAGCTTGCCCAGGGCGATGTTGCCGTCCGGGATCAGAACGACACAGCGCATGCCGCAGCGCGCCGCATAAGCGGCCGCCGAGGCCGACGTGTTACCGGTCGAGGCGCACATGACCACCCTCGCGCCTTTTTCCTTGGCCTTGGAAATGGCCATGGTCATCCCCCGGTCTTTGAAGGACCCGGTCGGGTTCAGGCCTTCGTACTTGAGATAGACCTTGAGCCCGGTCTCGTTGGAGAGGTCCTCAGAAGGGATGAGCGGCGTGTTGCCTTCCAGAAGCGTGACAACCGGGGTTTTGTCGGAGACCGGCAGGAATTCCCGGTAGCGGTTGATGATTCCATTCCAAGACATGATAGGCTCTCTCTTTTCCAAATCCCTGCCGCGTCAGACGCGGCAAGCGGGGACCCGGATTTCTAACCGAGGGATTTTAAGACAGATTTTCCATGCGGATGGCCACCGGCATGGATTTCACGATGGACAGCCGGAAGATTTTTTCGAGCGCGATCCGGAGGTTCTTTTCCGGGGCATAGTCCGTCAGCATGATGACCGGGACCGTGGACCTTCGGATGTGGGCCTTCTGGGTCACGGAGTTGATGCTGATGCCGTGCTTTCCCAGGATTCCCGTGATCGTCGACAGGACGCCGGGCTTGTCGGTCGCGATAAAACGCAGGTAAAACCGTGTTTTGATTTCATCGATCTTTGTGACCTTCCGGTCCGGGGCTTCGGTGTAAAGGTTTCCCAGCATGTTGGAGGCCTCGCTGCCGGTCCGGGACGCCAGGTTCAGAAGGTCGCTGATGACGCCTGAGGCCGCGGCCATCTGCCCCGCCCCCTCCCCTGAGATGAGGATGTCGCCCAGAGGCTCGGTGGATAAGAACAGGGCGTTGTAGATTCCGTTGATGGACGCCAGGGGGTGGTCCTTGGAAATGAGCGTCGGGTGCACTCGCGCCTCGATCGCGTTTTCGACCCTTTTGGCGATCCCGAGGAGCTTGATCGTGAGGTTCATGCTTTCCGCGTGTTCGATGTCCACATGAGAGATATGGGTGATCCCCTCGGTGTAGATATCCTCGATTTTCAGGAATTTCCCGAGCGTCAGGGACGTCAGGATGGCCAGCTTGTGGGCCGAATCCATGCCGCTGATGTCCAGTTTCGGGTTGGCCTCGGCGAACCCCTTTTTTTGGGCTTTTTCCAGGGCCTGGGAGAACGTGCAATCATTTTTGGTCATCTCGGTGAGGATAAAATTGCAGGTCCCGTTGATGATGCCGTAAAGACGGCTGACCACGTTCCCGGCGATTCCGTGCGTGAGCAT
The sequence above is a segment of the Candidatus Omnitrophota bacterium genome. Coding sequences within it:
- a CDS encoding CPBP family intramembrane metalloprotease; its protein translation is MKKIVWLQIFLLALIGAVIWVTFTYPQLSFIDLSVDRPQAVEIADRFLKEDRGLDMSGYRRASVFVAAIAADQYLQKAVGFKKELEFFKEHNYELFFWKVRYYKEKQTEEYQVSVSAATGEVTGYQRRIDASASRPEVNEDASREQAFQYLQKKFGYLPESYKLHSHLRTTFDNRIEFFFTWEKEGVYIPWSRIEDNGGAILISGITVSGGEVMNFYKQKLLLPDQFNRKLSSSQDIGRNLSVIFRIVYYGLLAAAVFFVLLHKNNLVMHCVKPFVILLTLVLFTLTILGHLNEFQSTLFHYPTTSSFNSYLWQHFSNLILDVFIATIGIIMPLLAGEALHYQIFPHKKEGAFLHYIRTTIFSREFSRTVILGYMFAAIMIGIQSALYEYGQRYLGVWIEYAWMARLSSSYLPVLSALIIGVGASFPEEIMFRMFGISLGKKYLRNTVLACIISCVIWGYGHSGYLVYPMWFRSFEIFCLGLFLSWVYLRHGIVAVIVAHYVFDVFWDTSPYLLGQSTEYHFYSAVSILLLPLLLGLLAFLRNRAVSEKPLRWRLNRHQIFNMEILKDYLRGRPQLLGQGREALRAEIASHGWDAAVVEIVLDDLKTSGNPPVPDRKM
- the nadC gene encoding carboxylating nicotinate-nucleotide diphosphorylase, with product MKQTLRQLINRALNEDAAFADVTSRSLIPVSQRSSAAVIAKHDAVVCGLAVAAMVFRRLDPSMKIQISTRDGRAVKKNQKILKLTGQTRAILAGERTALNILSHLSGIATLTRRFVKQAGPSKAKILDTRKTLPGLRDLEKMAVRCGGGTNHRRDLSDMVLIKDNHLKTAKHHSYPHMIREVRRKTSKPVEIEIETLGQLSEALAAGADMILLDNMTPAQLRRAVRLRDRLRKKCLLEASGGITLKSVRAIARTGVDRISVGALTHSPSAVDFSLEVEQRP
- a CDS encoding valine--tRNA ligase encodes the protein MNDLSTRFSFKDVEAKWRRHWEDNGIFHAEPRDGKKPYSIVIPPPNVTGILHMGHALNNTLQDILIRYKRMQGFEACWMPGTDHAGIATQNVVEKQLAKEGKTRHDIGREEMLTRLWDWKKQYGDTIINQLKQLGASCDWPRTRFTMDDDYSGAVRHVFIALYKKGLVYRGQYIINWCPRCQTALSDEEAEHKNVNGSLYHIRYPFKDDLQKFVIVATTRPETMLGDTAVAVHPNDPRYKKLIGKTLVLPLLNREINIIADDFVNPEFGTGVVKVTPAHDPNDFQMGQRHKLEFINIMHPDARLNENAGPFKDMDRFKARAKVLEALKEANFLEKMDQHAHAVGHCYRCHTVVEPYLSKQWFVKMKPLAQPALKAVKDGKIKFYPERWTKVYTNWMEEIRDWCISRQIWWGHRIPVWYCDGEKKCSEPIVADQAPAKCPHCGSLQLKQDEDVLDTWFSSWLWPFATFGWPEGSQKSDVRSQQKKDLEYFYPTNSLFTASEIIFFWVARMIMAGIEFMGDIPFSDVYIHGTVRDAQGRKMSKSLGNAIDPLEIIGEYGADALRFSLIVNSGQDLYISKEKFEVGRNFANKIWNASRLVLMNVSLPEGERNIDLENDASVRTSDLPTRWIVSKFYSTLAEVDRAIDNYRFSEAENLIYDFFWKNFCDWYLEMIKGRFSDPAVQKITFAILEKSVRMMHPFLPFVTEEIWAHLGISKDCLAVQPWPEAKPGLIDSPTEDSMQTIIDLVSGIRNLKVQWNIKPQQVLDCHFAAGAKAHQRLFDQTKEILQNLGRINPVVSPDNLAGLKNAATGITGGIKFALPLGDVIDVEKEKRRILEQIAQFKKDSAGLSGRLANQSFLAKAPHDVVKKEQERLAALTGKIQELDGVIRNLSH
- the cimA gene encoding citramalate synthase; its protein translation is MPRVVIYDTTLRDGSQTEGISFTVNDKLKIAAKLDNLGVHYIEGGWPGSNPKDKEFFRLIRHQKLKHAKIAAFGSTRRAGVKASEDVNLNELIKSKTPTCTIFGKSWDLHVTDIIKTTLEENLAMVHDSVSFLKKKGKEVFYDAEHFFDGYKRNPDYALKTVLAAQDAGADCIVLCDTNGGTLTEEVRDIVAAVREKLTAPMGIHCHNDLDLAVANSLAAVEMGCIQVQGTFNGLGERCGNVDLCTIVGILNTKLHRKSIPEDKVKLLTETSYFLSEVSNFKLPDNHPFVGHSAFAHKGGVHIDAMLKNPIAYEHVNPQAVGNRRRFVTSELAGKMPIVLRAKEMNVHLDKKSPQTQKLLKALQDKEHGGYQFEAADASFELFMRRHLKQYKPFFTLEGFKVATEKRFDGKIFAEASIRLKIKDGREEFSASSGDGPVDALDKALRHALEKFYPGIKSMHLSDYKVRVLDTQAGTAAKVRVLIESQDDSNSWTTVGVHENIIEASWEALVDSVEYKLLKDTKK
- a CDS encoding aspartate kinase, which gives rise to MEKTLIVQKFGGSSVANIQRIKAVANRILETKTKHNDIVVVVSALGDTTDELESMAFELNATPPAREMDMLMSTGEQISCALLAIAIKDQGHDAISFTGGQVGIKTDKTHTKARIETIDARRIRKALTKGKIVIVAGYQGITRENDITTLGRGGSDLTAVALAKTLKADVCEIYTDVEGIYTTDPRIVKEARKIKTITFDEMLEMASLGAQVMQARSIEVAKRFNIPLHVRSSFSKEEGTMIVHSTEKLEDIAVRGITCNKSEAKITIRAVPDKPGVAAIIFKEISKAGVIVDMIVQNVSQTRHTDLSFTIPKADMTKALATTKKIAAKIDAGDVLEDKSVARISIVGSGMKSHSGIAAKMFQTLAENEINIDMISTSEISISCIIQQDMSDKAVKALHKVFKLDTLNG
- a CDS encoding cofactor-independent phosphoglycerate mutase, coding for MKYIVIVPDGMADLPLEELGNKTPMEVARTTNMKFMAQNGFTGLIQTIPDKMAPGSDIGNLSLLGYDPRECFSGRAPLEAANMGVELAEDEIAFRCNLVTIEKGQMMDYSAGHISSKEALPLIEALNKDPDDPNARFLPGKSYRHLMIMKVRNVQDFLEIKCVPPHDIQGKDIKKYLPQGVHAPLVLKHMERSKKILGEHSVNKVRLDLKENPANMIWLWGQGTKPKLPLHREKFGVEGAIISAVDLVNGIGRLAGLEVINVPGITGYYDTNYLGKAQHALEALKKKDFVYIHIEAPDEAGHNGDMKEKIAAIERIDRDIVGTILNHFDPKDDFRMVVLPDHPTPVSLRTHTNDPVPFVMYGHGIPVDGADGYNEKIGKDKGLKFKSGKEMMEFFMQKHL